GCCCTTCGAGGACCTCTTCCTCGGTGACCTTGAGGTGGGCCGAGATGTCGGCGACGGTCGGCGAGCGGCCGAGGGTCTGGAGCAGGGTGCTGTTCGCCTCGGAGATGCTGAGCCGCAGTTCCTGGAGCCGTCGGGGCACCCGTACGTCCCAGGTGCGGTCCCGGAAGTGGCGCTTGAGTTCCCCGATGATGGTCGGGATGGCGTAACCGGCGAAGTCCACGCCCCGGCTCGGGTCGTACTTGTCGACCGCCTTGATCAGTCCGACGGCGGCGGTCTGAGCCAGGTCGTCGGTGGGTTCGCCCCGGCCGCCGTAGCGGTGGGCGAGGTGGTTGGCCAGCGGCAGCCAGGCCTCGATCGCCCGGTCGCGGAGTGCCGGTCGCGACGGGTGATGGGCCGGCAGCGCGGCCATCGCCAGCAGGAGGTCGGTGGCCGAGTCGGTCAACGCGTTCGGATCGAGCTTCGGTGCCGTCTTGACGGCGGCGGCTGTGACGGTGTCCTGCTCTTTGGTGGTTGGCGCGGTCATGGTGGTCCTCCCTGCACCTCGTCCGCGGACAAGACAAGTTCAAGCGTTTCGCTGTCAGTCGTTGGTCTCACGGTCAGCTGTTCGGTTCGTGCTCAGCTGTTGGCTTTGCTGGGCTGTTCAGTTGGCACTCAGCTCTTCGGTTTCGCTAAGAGCCGTTCAGTGCAGCCACCATAAC
The Micromonospora pisi DNA segment above includes these coding regions:
- a CDS encoding SigB/SigF/SigG family RNA polymerase sigma factor gives rise to the protein MTAPTTKEQDTVTAAAVKTAPKLDPNALTDSATDLLLAMAALPAHHPSRPALRDRAIEAWLPLANHLAHRYGGRGEPTDDLAQTAAVGLIKAVDKYDPSRGVDFAGYAIPTIIGELKRHFRDRTWDVRVPRRLQELRLSISEANSTLLQTLGRSPTVADISAHLKVTEEEVLEGLEGARAYNAVSLSTPTGDGERATELGDMLGGEDAEFELAELRVALGPALATLDEREQKILTLRFYGNLTQSQIAEQIGVSQMHVSRLLARALTKLRGQLSETY